A genomic stretch from Parus major isolate Abel chromosome 28, Parus_major1.1, whole genome shotgun sequence includes:
- the LOC107215626 gene encoding complexin-3-like, which produces MASFFTAALKSFQRGKDESPKGAPKDDKAAALPNGVAREEFEEYQRQLLEEKIERDKVFAQRKAERATVRMHLRDKYHLAQDERDDAQVRVAGGAVELPQDLAAVVHREEEEEEEDGSAGAFAFLAKLREVELPALRGRALGGAEQVKEKCALM; this is translated from the exons ATGGCCTCCTTCTTCACGGCTGCCCTGAAGAGCTTCCAGAGGGGCAAGGACGAGTCACCCAAGGGGGCCCCCAAGGATGACAAGGCAGCTGCCCTGCCCAACGGTGTGGCTCGCGAGGAGTTTGAGGAGTACCAgcggcagctgctggaggagaa GATCGAGCGGGATAAGGTGTTTGCACAGAGGAAGGCAGAACGGGCCACGGTGCGGATGCACCTGCGGGACAAGTACCACCTGGCCCAG GACGAGCGGGACGACGCCCAGGTGCGCGTGGCCGGAGGTGCGGTGGAGCTGCCACAGGACCTGGCAGCCGTGGTgcacagagaggaggaagaggaggaggaggatggcagCGCCGGGGCCTTCGCCTTCCTGGCGAAGCTGCGGGAGGTGGAGCTGCCGGCGCTGCGGGGGCGAGCGCTGGGCGGAGCGGAGCAGGTGAAGGAAAAGTGCGCCCTGATGTAG